In a genomic window of Nodosilinea sp. E11:
- a CDS encoding tetratricopeptide repeat protein, with translation MTTQNLQLSALLKAGVEQARLGYFEAAIAQFSAAIAQHQTCAKAFYNRGCAYRDLGRHQAAIDDFSVALRLEPTFANAYINRGNLYRLMGQLTEALGDLNRAIEVQPVSAKAYGNRGRIKLDLDDYPGAIADFSVVLAEQPTFIKLLLWRGLAYLKQGAHTALAEHRREAYQFAIADFTRLLHSQPNHAEAYNYRAVAYFQLRNLYQATLDINRALECRADYAEAYINRGMLRHELGDFQGAIDDYTNVLELNPDLQDRSYNQTLVGLALDSPDTTLSEDTPLNLRFRLADLYDSRGLLRAQVGDIDGAIADYTLALRFNPHSGRILANRGRVFNRQEDYQAAIADLAQALELNEDDALAYCDRGYAFYFLDEWDLALEDFDRAIALSPTLAEAYIGRGHTNIRLGHEAALAIADFRKALELSWGKRKPERSRPL, from the coding sequence ATGACGACCCAAAACCTTCAACTGAGTGCGTTGCTCAAAGCTGGCGTTGAGCAGGCCCGCCTGGGCTATTTTGAGGCGGCGATCGCCCAGTTTTCGGCAGCCATTGCCCAGCATCAAACCTGTGCCAAGGCATTCTATAACCGAGGCTGCGCCTACCGTGACCTGGGTCGCCACCAGGCGGCCATCGACGATTTTTCGGTTGCGCTGCGCCTAGAACCTACCTTTGCCAATGCTTACATCAATCGGGGCAACCTCTACCGGCTGATGGGGCAGCTAACCGAGGCCCTAGGCGACCTCAACCGGGCGATTGAGGTGCAACCCGTGTCGGCTAAAGCCTACGGCAACCGGGGCCGCATTAAGCTCGACCTGGACGATTACCCAGGGGCGATCGCCGATTTTTCGGTAGTGCTGGCCGAGCAGCCTACCTTTATCAAGCTTTTGCTGTGGCGGGGGCTGGCCTACCTCAAACAGGGAGCCCATACGGCCCTAGCCGAACACCGCCGGGAGGCCTACCAGTTTGCCATTGCCGACTTTACCCGGCTGCTGCACAGTCAGCCCAACCACGCCGAGGCCTATAACTATCGAGCAGTGGCTTATTTTCAACTGCGTAACCTATACCAGGCCACCCTCGACATTAACCGCGCCCTAGAATGTCGGGCCGACTACGCTGAAGCCTACATTAACCGGGGCATGCTGCGTCACGAACTGGGTGACTTTCAGGGAGCGATCGACGACTACACCAACGTGCTCGAACTCAACCCCGATCTGCAAGACCGTTCCTACAATCAGACGCTGGTGGGGCTGGCCCTCGATAGCCCCGATACGACCCTGAGCGAAGACACCCCGCTGAATCTGCGCTTTCGCCTGGCCGATCTGTACGACAGCCGGGGGCTGCTGCGAGCCCAAGTGGGCGACATCGATGGGGCGATCGCCGACTACACCCTAGCTCTGCGCTTTAACCCCCACAGCGGGCGCATTTTGGCCAACCGGGGCCGCGTATTTAACCGTCAAGAAGACTACCAGGCCGCGATCGCCGACCTTGCCCAAGCCCTAGAGCTCAATGAAGACGATGCCCTGGCCTACTGCGATCGCGGCTACGCCTTCTACTTTCTCGACGAGTGGGATCTAGCCCTCGAAGACTTCGATCGCGCCATTGCCCTCAGCCCTACCCTAGCTGAGGCCTACATTGGCCGGGGGCATACCAATATTCGGCTGGGCCACGAGGCCGCCCTGGCCATAGCTGACTTTCGCAAAGCCCTAGAGCTGTCCTGGGGCAAACGCAAACCCGAGCGATCGCGCCCTCTCTAG
- a CDS encoding TRC40/GET3/ArsA family transport-energizing ATPase translates to MRVLLMTGKGGVGKTSVAAATGLRCAELGYKTLVLSTDPAHSLADSFDMELGHDPRLVQPNLWGAELDALMELEGNWGAVKRYITDVLQARGLEGIEAEELAILPGMDEIFSLVRMKRHHDEGEYDVLIIDSAPTGTALRLLSLPEVAGWYMRKLYKPFQAVSEALRPLVQPFFRPVAGFNLPTKEVMDAPYEFYEQLIELEKVLTDAGTTSVRLVTNPEKMVIKESLRAHAYLSLYNVGTDLVIANRIIPDEVQDPFFQRMKEKQQQYKHEIHENFHPLPVKEVPLFAEELCGLESLQRLKETLYADEDPSQVYYKETTLRVVQEDGNYSLELYLPGIPKDQIELSKSADELNVRIGNHRRNLVLPQALAALQPSGAKMEDDYLKIRFATIG, encoded by the coding sequence ATGCGGGTATTGTTAATGACCGGCAAAGGCGGCGTAGGCAAAACCTCCGTAGCTGCCGCCACAGGCTTGCGCTGTGCCGAACTGGGTTACAAAACCCTGGTGCTCAGCACCGATCCGGCCCACTCCCTGGCCGACAGCTTTGATATGGAACTGGGCCACGACCCGCGCCTGGTGCAGCCCAACCTCTGGGGAGCCGAACTCGACGCCCTGATGGAACTCGAAGGCAACTGGGGCGCGGTGAAGCGCTACATTACCGACGTGCTGCAAGCCCGTGGCCTAGAGGGCATTGAGGCCGAGGAGCTGGCCATTCTGCCCGGCATGGACGAGATCTTTAGCCTGGTGCGCATGAAGCGCCACCACGATGAAGGCGAGTACGACGTGCTAATCATCGACTCGGCCCCCACGGGCACTGCCCTGCGCCTGCTCAGCCTGCCTGAGGTGGCGGGCTGGTACATGCGTAAACTCTATAAGCCCTTCCAGGCCGTCTCTGAGGCGCTGCGGCCCCTGGTGCAGCCCTTCTTTCGCCCGGTGGCGGGTTTTAACCTGCCCACTAAAGAGGTGATGGATGCGCCCTACGAGTTTTACGAACAGCTGATTGAGCTCGAGAAAGTGCTAACCGACGCAGGCACCACCTCGGTACGCCTGGTCACCAACCCCGAAAAAATGGTGATTAAAGAATCGCTCCGTGCCCACGCCTACCTCAGCCTCTACAATGTCGGCACCGACTTGGTGATCGCTAACCGCATCATTCCCGACGAGGTGCAAGACCCGTTCTTTCAGCGAATGAAAGAAAAGCAGCAGCAGTACAAGCACGAAATCCACGAGAACTTTCACCCCCTGCCGGTGAAAGAGGTGCCGCTGTTTGCCGAAGAACTCTGCGGTCTAGAATCGCTCCAGCGCCTCAAAGAAACCCTCTACGCCGACGAAGACCCTAGCCAGGTCTACTACAAAGAAACCACGCTGCGGGTGGTGCAGGAGGACGGTAACTACAGCCTGGAACTCTACCTGCCGGGTATTCCTAAAGACCAGATTGAGCTGAGCAAGTCGGCGGATGAGCTGAATGTACGCATCGGCAATCACCGCCGCAACCTGGTACTGCCCCAGGCCCTGGCAGCGCTGCAACCCTCGGGCGCAAAGATGGAAGACGACTACCTGAAGATTCGCTTTGCGACGATAGGGTAG
- a CDS encoding GIY-YIG nuclease family protein, translating to MASDYQPSLLSDADLRAADLSWAYNRPAGSAMLADELQEWKRRVAQFQTTVRSGPAIAQGTLFDLAASSPADTLDPFGLPPRNAEFWRGQFQESGVPALYFVVDHEAAVLLYVGETVKSNQRWKGVHDCKRYILSYVEAHRSHDLPVAVNIGFWPHADRDRKARQALELELIQRWRSPFNKENWAIWSTPFVGGKLET from the coding sequence ATGGCATCAGACTATCAGCCCTCGTTGCTCTCTGATGCTGATCTGCGGGCGGCAGATCTGTCGTGGGCCTACAACCGGCCTGCTGGGTCAGCCATGCTGGCCGATGAGCTTCAGGAATGGAAGCGGCGAGTCGCTCAGTTTCAAACGACGGTCAGGTCTGGCCCCGCGATCGCCCAGGGAACGCTGTTTGATTTGGCTGCCAGTTCCCCCGCCGATACCCTCGACCCCTTTGGGCTGCCGCCGCGCAATGCTGAGTTTTGGCGCGGGCAGTTTCAAGAGTCTGGGGTGCCCGCCCTCTACTTTGTGGTTGACCACGAGGCGGCGGTGCTACTCTATGTGGGCGAAACCGTAAAGTCGAACCAGCGCTGGAAGGGCGTTCACGACTGCAAGCGCTACATTCTTAGCTATGTAGAAGCCCACCGCAGCCACGATTTGCCTGTGGCGGTAAATATTGGTTTTTGGCCCCATGCCGATCGCGATCGCAAGGCCCGGCAGGCCCTAGAGCTAGAGCTGATTCAACGCTGGCGATCGCCTTTTAACAAAGAAAACTGGGCGATCTGGAGCACCCCCTTTGTCGGCGGCAAGCTAGAGACCTAG
- a CDS encoding EAL domain-containing protein, whose translation MTPATILVVDDEPNNFYVIEAFLAHQGYELHYVEHGEAAIAALPQIQPSLILLDVMMPGLDGIEVCQRIKAEAQWQAVPIIMITALASKQTLAQCLEAGADDFIGKPFNRSELTARVRSMLRISQQYQQLADLNTHLEATVNQRTAELQTLLFQDPLTQLPSRAGLLKIIGQRLDQNQTNFALAYLNCDQFKLINGAFGYTVSDRLLQVIAHRLQSYLGPQDHLARLGQDEFCFLLYPVDEGFDLDGWVRQILDAFVAPFETAECNVFMTACLGIALAQGDYLQPQALLQAADIALYQAKRQGKGKYHIFDQQMHRAVRHRLTLENDLQRALDQQEFVTYYQPIVNLETSQIEGFEALVRWQHPQRGMVSPGEFIPCMEETGLVVRIGLVVLRQACEQLCVWQRQGLNLTMSVNLSVRQFTSPTLLTDIDQVLADTGVNPANLKLEITESAIMQDAEAAIALTQALRSRHIQISIDDFGTGYSSLGYLHRFPIDILKIDRSFVHQIQSGSRNYQVVETIMALSKQLNLSVVAEGIETQAQLQCLQRLGCGFGQGYLFSKPQPPAAITAELFTAQPDSDQSGPSASHPFQDIIDLSSKTRKKYQSVAYGA comes from the coding sequence ATGACCCCAGCGACTATCCTTGTTGTCGATGACGAACCCAATAACTTCTACGTGATTGAAGCGTTTTTGGCCCATCAAGGCTACGAGCTCCACTACGTAGAGCATGGCGAAGCCGCGATCGCAGCCCTGCCCCAAATTCAACCCAGCCTGATCTTGCTAGATGTGATGATGCCGGGCCTAGACGGCATTGAGGTTTGCCAGCGGATCAAAGCCGAGGCCCAGTGGCAAGCGGTGCCGATCATCATGATCACGGCGTTGGCCTCTAAGCAGACGCTGGCCCAGTGCCTGGAGGCCGGTGCCGATGATTTCATTGGCAAACCCTTTAACCGCAGCGAACTCACCGCCCGAGTGCGCTCTATGCTGCGCATCAGCCAGCAGTACCAACAGCTAGCCGACCTCAATACCCACCTCGAAGCCACCGTCAATCAGCGCACCGCTGAGCTGCAAACCCTGCTGTTTCAAGATCCGCTTACCCAACTCCCCAGTCGGGCGGGCTTGCTCAAAATTATTGGTCAACGGCTAGACCAGAACCAAACCAACTTCGCTTTGGCTTACCTCAACTGCGACCAGTTTAAGCTGATCAACGGAGCCTTTGGCTACACGGTGAGCGATCGGCTGTTGCAGGTGATCGCTCACCGTTTGCAGAGCTATCTAGGCCCCCAAGACCACCTCGCCCGCCTTGGTCAAGACGAATTCTGCTTTTTGCTCTACCCCGTAGATGAGGGGTTTGATTTAGACGGCTGGGTGCGGCAAATTTTAGACGCCTTTGTAGCCCCCTTTGAAACCGCAGAATGCAATGTCTTTATGACCGCCTGTCTGGGGATTGCCCTCGCCCAAGGCGACTATCTACAGCCCCAGGCGCTGTTACAGGCAGCAGATATTGCTCTTTACCAGGCCAAGCGTCAGGGTAAGGGAAAATATCACATTTTTGATCAGCAAATGCACAGGGCTGTGCGCCACCGCCTTACCCTCGAAAACGATTTACAGCGAGCTCTAGACCAGCAGGAATTTGTCACCTACTACCAGCCAATTGTGAACTTGGAGACCAGCCAGATCGAGGGGTTTGAGGCCTTGGTGCGCTGGCAACACCCCCAACGGGGCATGGTCTCCCCCGGAGAGTTTATTCCCTGCATGGAAGAAACGGGGCTAGTGGTGCGGATCGGGCTAGTGGTGCTACGCCAAGCCTGCGAACAGTTGTGCGTCTGGCAGCGGCAGGGGCTCAACTTAACCATGAGCGTGAACTTGTCAGTCAGGCAGTTTACCAGCCCTACGCTGCTCACCGACATTGACCAAGTGCTGGCCGACACGGGCGTTAATCCGGCCAATCTCAAGCTCGAAATTACCGAAAGCGCCATCATGCAGGACGCAGAGGCCGCTATTGCCCTGACTCAGGCGCTGCGATCGCGGCATATTCAAATCAGCATCGATGACTTTGGCACCGGCTACTCATCCCTCGGCTATCTCCACCGCTTCCCCATCGATATTCTGAAAATTGATCGATCCTTTGTTCACCAGATTCAGTCGGGCAGCCGCAATTATCAAGTGGTAGAAACGATCATGGCCCTGAGCAAGCAGCTCAACCTGTCCGTAGTCGCCGAAGGCATCGAAACCCAAGCGCAGCTTCAGTGCTTACAGCGCCTAGGCTGTGGGTTTGGCCAAGGCTACCTGTTTTCGAAGCCCCAGCCCCCCGCCGCCATTACCGCCGAGCTGTTCACCGCTCAGCCTGACAGCGACCAGTCCGGCCCATCGGCCTCCCATCCGTTTCAAGACATCATCGATCTCAGCAGTAAGACCAGAAAAAAATATCAGAGTGTTGCCTACGGCGCTTGA
- the cobO gene encoding cob(I)yrinic acid a,c-diamide adenosyltransferase, protein MPQPTDTANPLDAAAATLNQAAEETTLSEDQYRRKMQRRQEVQQQRIAERNVEKGLVIINTGNGKGKTTAALGMVLRSIGHGYKVAIVQFIKGAWEPAEKAVLERFGDQLTFHAMGEGFTWDTQDRDRDTQTAQTAWETALTYIRNPECKTILLDEVNIALKHGFLTVDQVLAGLADKPEMTHVILTGRGAPQALIERADLVTEMTLVKHPFREQGVKAQPGIEF, encoded by the coding sequence ATGCCCCAACCCACCGACACCGCCAATCCCCTCGATGCCGCTGCCGCTACCCTCAACCAAGCGGCTGAAGAGACTACCCTTTCTGAAGACCAGTACCGCCGCAAAATGCAGCGGCGGCAGGAGGTGCAACAGCAGCGGATCGCCGAGCGCAATGTCGAGAAGGGGCTGGTGATTATCAATACCGGCAACGGCAAAGGCAAGACCACCGCTGCCCTGGGTATGGTGCTGCGTTCGATCGGCCACGGCTACAAGGTCGCCATTGTGCAGTTTATCAAAGGCGCGTGGGAACCGGCGGAAAAAGCCGTGCTGGAGCGGTTTGGTGATCAGCTCACCTTCCACGCCATGGGCGAAGGCTTTACCTGGGATACTCAAGATCGCGATCGCGACACCCAAACCGCCCAGACAGCCTGGGAAACGGCACTAACCTACATCCGCAACCCCGAGTGCAAAACTATTTTGCTCGACGAGGTAAACATTGCCCTCAAGCACGGGTTTCTGACCGTAGATCAGGTGTTGGCAGGCCTAGCCGATAAGCCCGAGATGACCCACGTCATTCTCACTGGGCGCGGCGCACCCCAGGCGTTAATTGAGCGCGCCGACCTGGTCACTGAGATGACCCTAGTAAAGCACCCCTTCCGTGAGCAGGGCGTCAAGGCCCAGCCCGGCATCGAGTTTTAG
- a CDS encoding cysteine desulfurase family protein, producing MVQRPIYLDCHATTPVDPRVLEAMLPFFSDHFGNPASLTHVYGWEAEAAIGRSRETIAAAINASPEEIVFTSGATEANNLAIKGIAEACFSRGRHIITVQTEHSAVLDPCRYLESLGFEVTYLPVRPDGLLDLETLEKAYRDDTVLVSVMAANNEIGVLQPLAEIGAQCRDRQVFFHSDAAQAIGKIPLDVQAMQIDLLSLTAHKVYGPKGTGALYVRRRPRVPLAAQLHGGGHERGLRSGTLYSPQIVGFAKAVELGLAELGAESDRLIDLRQRLWQGLQPLGGLHLNGHATQRLPGNLNLSIDGVDGQALLLGLRSLVALSSGSACSTASTAPSPVLTALGRTDALAYASLRFGLGRFTTAAEIDAVVAGVIATVEALRQGA from the coding sequence ATGGTACAGCGACCGATCTACCTCGACTGCCACGCCACTACCCCCGTTGACCCTCGGGTGCTAGAGGCAATGCTGCCCTTCTTTAGCGACCATTTTGGCAACCCCGCTAGCCTCACCCATGTCTATGGCTGGGAGGCCGAGGCCGCAATTGGGCGATCGCGCGAAACCATTGCGGCTGCCATCAACGCCAGTCCCGAAGAAATTGTCTTTACCAGCGGGGCCACCGAGGCCAACAATCTGGCGATTAAGGGCATCGCCGAAGCCTGCTTTAGCCGGGGGCGGCACATTATTACTGTGCAGACTGAGCACAGTGCGGTGCTCGACCCTTGCCGCTATCTAGAATCCCTGGGGTTTGAGGTCACCTACCTGCCCGTGCGTCCCGATGGGCTGCTAGATCTAGAGACGCTAGAAAAAGCCTATCGAGATGACACGGTGCTGGTGTCGGTGATGGCCGCTAACAATGAAATCGGCGTACTGCAACCCCTGGCCGAGATTGGGGCGCAATGCCGCGATCGCCAGGTTTTCTTCCACAGTGATGCGGCCCAGGCGATCGGCAAAATTCCCCTCGATGTGCAGGCGATGCAGATCGATCTGCTGTCGCTGACCGCCCACAAGGTCTATGGCCCCAAGGGCACCGGGGCGCTCTACGTGCGGCGACGCCCTCGGGTGCCCCTGGCGGCCCAGCTCCACGGGGGTGGGCACGAACGGGGGCTGAGGTCGGGCACGCTGTACTCGCCCCAAATTGTCGGGTTTGCCAAGGCCGTCGAGCTGGGGCTGGCCGAACTGGGGGCAGAGAGCGATCGCCTAATTGACCTCCGTCAGCGGCTGTGGCAGGGCCTGCAACCCCTGGGGGGCCTACACCTCAATGGCCACGCGACCCAGCGCCTGCCCGGCAACCTCAACCTCAGTATTGACGGGGTAGATGGGCAGGCCCTGCTATTGGGGTTGCGAAGTCTGGTGGCCCTATCGTCGGGGTCGGCCTGTAGCACGGCCAGCACTGCTCCCTCCCCGGTGCTTACCGCCCTGGGGCGGACCGATGCGTTGGCCTACGCATCGCTTCGCTTTGGCCTTGGACGGTTTACCACGGCGGCTGAGATTGACGCGGTGGTGGCTGGGGTTATTGCCACGGTAGAGGCGCTGCGCCAGGGCGCTTGA
- the rpsD gene encoding 30S ribosomal protein S4 — MARYRGARLRVVRRLGELPGLSRKTPRKAYPPGQHGQDRKKKSEYAVRLEEKQKLRFNYGLTEKQLLRYVKKARRAGGSTGLVILQLLEMRLDNTVFRLGFGPTIPSARQTVNHGHICVNGRVVSIPSYQCRPGDVITVRDREASKKLVEANLEFPGLANVPNHLELDKAKLTAKVNGIIEREWVALNINELLVVEYYSRKA, encoded by the coding sequence ATGGCGCGATATAGAGGCGCTCGCCTGCGGGTCGTACGCCGTCTGGGCGAGCTTCCGGGCCTGTCCCGCAAGACCCCCCGCAAAGCCTATCCCCCTGGGCAGCACGGCCAAGACCGCAAGAAGAAGTCTGAATACGCAGTGCGGCTCGAAGAAAAGCAAAAGCTGCGCTTCAACTACGGCTTGACCGAGAAGCAACTGCTGCGCTATGTGAAAAAAGCGCGTCGGGCTGGTGGTTCTACTGGTTTGGTCATTTTGCAACTGCTCGAAATGCGGCTCGACAACACCGTGTTTCGCCTTGGTTTTGGCCCCACTATTCCCTCGGCGCGGCAGACCGTCAACCACGGTCACATCTGCGTCAATGGTCGTGTAGTGTCCATTCCTAGCTACCAGTGCCGCCCTGGCGATGTGATCACCGTGCGCGATCGCGAAGCTTCCAAGAAACTGGTTGAAGCCAACCTAGAGTTTCCCGGTTTGGCTAACGTGCCCAACCACCTCGAACTCGACAAAGCCAAGCTCACCGCCAAAGTTAACGGCATCATTGAGCGCGAATGGGTTGCTCTCAACATCAACGAACTGCTAGTGGTTGAGTATTACTCCCGTAAGGCCTAA